The following DNA comes from Peromyscus leucopus breed LL Stock chromosome 2, UCI_PerLeu_2.1, whole genome shotgun sequence.
GTGTTAGTACTTTTCTACacagcacagtttttttttattattattctttgtggatttcacattatgcacctcaatcccactcatctctttgtccctttgtatctgccttctgcccttgcaacctcctcctgaaaagtaaaataaaaatttattaaaaaagacaacaaaaatttCATCGTGGACGCTGTAGTGTTACACTGAGcctccatacatctttacttgcaaatgttcattaaGTTGAGTCATTAGTCCGGTAAgcggcctctggcttctgctacactattggtctggatcctcactgggactcctcttgaatatcctgctgttgctctgtgtgtggagatcctgcagctttggtctgcaggaccggccccttcacatgctccagcagttcattgatggggtggatgttggggtgggccaactcatagttgtggatctgggcctgggtgacagctgagttggtcagcccaccagctcacCTGCATCCTCATCAccagggcaagctctccagcacttcCCTGGCTAGCTTAACTCTTGCCACAGGCAATAAAGGGCAgcgccagctctcccactctcacacctTTGGGCCAGCTCATCCACACTgataccaccagggccagctctactgcaCTGCCCAGTCAAGGTACAGGCCCTCTCTCCCCAATGCTGCAGCTagtgagggacagggacagctctcctagTGCCACAGGTGACAAGGGCAGGGATGGGCATCTTTTCCTCCACCACACCACTGCATGGCAGATGAGACACAGCACAGTTTCTTCATAATTTCTTCATGAACTCAGCGCAGTTTCTATGTTTTCTGCTGAGGTGggagaggtcagagaagaaagaaatgtgtagAAATCAATGACCAAAGGATAAGATCAAGAGGAGAGAAACTGACGATTGGCTTCTGAATCCAAAGCCTTGGTTTTCAGGGTCTTGGCTTGCCAACTAGTTGCCTAGTCACAGCCTAAAGGTGAAACTAGGTCAAAGTCTGCCAAAAAGTTCCAGGTTCTGAGATGACCCATTCAATGATGTCACAGAAAAGCTACCTTTATATTCTACCCAGAATGCCACAGATGATAGGACAGCTACAGTGGTCCACCTGAACCAACAGGAGAGGATTATCAGCGAGTCCCAGATGTTAATCATGGTGCAGATGATTAATGACATGTAAGTATTTCATTGGCTTCATGAGATAGTTCAAGATCCTTCAAAAGCAATATTCAATGAGACTTGTTAAACACTTGGAATTATTTCCTCAATCCAGGATCCCGCCATCACGCTCTGTCAAGGGAGATCTTtccactcttttgtttgttttatgtctttTGTCTTGGGGTCTCACTGAAAGAAGAgcccatgtaactctggctgacttggagctcactatgtaacctGAAAAGCGTAGGAGAAGCCAGGTTGGTGGTGATGTAGGCTGGTACTTCCAGCTAGTCGGGAGACAGTGGTGGGAGAATTgcaagttagaggctagcctaggTTATATAGCGAATACAAGGTCCAGCCTAGGCAAGACAGtaaaattctatctcaaaataaaaagtaacaagaaGGCTAAAGGCAGACTTCGCCTAGCTCATGCTGTGCCCTGGGTTTAATCGCTAATaccacaggaaacagagatgaaACTGGAAAATGGATGCCTGTCTGGGCTGCCTGAGAACCCAGTCACCCATCCTGCAGAAATACAGGCCCGGGAAGTGGGAGCACCTTCTTTGAATCATCAGTCTCACCTGATGGGAACTTAATTATCAAGTTCTCCTTGCTGAAGGGCAAGCATGCCATCTCTAGGGAATTAACTCCACCCCTAATGGGGATAGCTCTGCTCTGCTTAATCCAATTATGAACTAACCTGATTAACACCTAGTCCAGGGGTGCTTAAGGTGATGCTGTTCACCACAGTGAAAAGAGTGCAGTTCGTCACTGGGAGAAACCAGTATTGGTTGAAGAAATACGCTCTGTAATCAGGCTGCCAACGTGAACAATCCCAGCCGCACCACCACCCGCTGGCTGGCCACAGGGAAGTTGGGGAACGTCTGTGCCCTTGGGTGTGAAATGGATAGGATGAGAATATACACTGAACACGGTGGGCGTAAAGACTACAGTACAGAACATCAGAGTGGATGAGTTAGTCTCAATTCCagggaaaaatgagaaaacaactgTGAAGAGCACCTACTTCCTGTAGCTATCCTTCTTCCATCCAGTGGATGTTCCATAAGGGCTTACCTTCCACAAGTGAGAGGCTGGGGAAGAATAGGGGTGAACCAGAGTAACTCCAGTAGGAAAAACCAGGCCCCAAAGAGCTAGTTTAGGACATTCAGAAGCAAATAGAAATACAGTGACCTGAGGTCCCAAGATGGAAGACTTTAATAAGTGATAACAATAAGTATTGGAAATTTAACTTAGGGAGTTTAGGGAAAAAAAGTCAAATCATTAAATGAATGGTATTAATACTTTAAGAGTGATCACTCCCATGAAGCAAGACATGCCACCACTGATGCATTTCAtctgtctttaaaattattaaatacagaGATCCAGCTTGCACAGTACCTCCCTTCTCACCTTAATactttcttcatttctccctGGCTGACCCCCTTCCACCCAAAGGCAGCTGCTGCCGCTGTACCATTTGGTAAGCAGACTTCTAACTTGTCTGCCAATATATCACCACTCACGTGTCCTCACCAAACAAAAAGCTATGTCTAGTCTCAGGCTCACTAAGAAAAGGTTGGACCAGCTGGAGGACAGAAAGGTAGGGTGCCTGGATTTGAAGACTTCCCCAATTCTTATACCTTTCGCAagattttcatgttattttttgcAAGACTTTGTGAGAGTCTGGGACCATGTACATTTATTTCCCCATGTGTTCTGGTTTCAGGATGAATTGAAAGAGTTGTTAAGGGTTGCTGGGAGCaagctggtggtggtggagttCTCAGCAGCGTGGTGTGGCCCCTGTAAAAGGGTTGGCCCTATTTTCCAGGTAAGTATTTCCAGCATCTATCTCATAGTTGCCAAAGGAATTTTGGTCCCCCAAAGTTTTTCTACTTCTGAACTATTCCTAGGGTGtagttctgttgttttgtttgtttgtttaattttaagcATCCCAGTGAACCGGAAGCTAATATCCTGGAATCTCATTAGGAGATACCCAAAGACTGGGATTATTTGTCTGTGGGTAGTTCACCAAGGAACACCAGGATATGCTGAAGAATTACAATGTACAAATGAATGGGAATTCATATCATTACATCCTACCCAAGTCGGAGCTCAGAACTTACAACTATTGAAAGAGACCACTGATAGACAACACTATTTATGTTTAGCCGTAttctatgtctgtgtaccacttgcatgcctggtgtccatgaaGGCCACAAAAGGgcatcagttcccctggaactcgagtcacagacagttgtgagctgacatgggTTTGCCCAGGACTGGACCCCGCTCCTCTGGAAGaagaaccagtgctcttaaccagcccCCACATCAGGGATTTTAGTTTCCTTTCTCCTAGTTGTACAAATGTCTCCCGGCTATTTTGGGTCACCTTTGTGACATATATTCCTTCCTTCAAACATGATGAAGTTTTAATTCCAtgatgactgtcttagttagggtttctattgttgtgaggagacaccatgatcacagcaactcttataaagaaagaatttaattggggtggctcacttacagttccagaggaacagtccattatcgtcatgacagggagcatggcagtgtgcagacagacatgatactggttacatcttgaccagaagacaGCAGGATGTCAACTGAGACacagtggtatcctgagcataggaattctcaaagcccgccccaacagtgacacacttcctccaataaggccatacccactcccagaaagccacacctcctaatagtgccactccctacaagattatgggggccaattacattcaaacgacCACTATGAGACAACTAAAAACCTTCTAGTCTGTTTTCAGTGAGGTTTTTAAACATCTTGGATTTCCTCACTTGGCCTCTTGAATCTGCCAAAACTAATTCTAACAACAGTCACAACCATCAATATTTAGGTGTGAATGAACTTGTAGCAGATAAAGAAAAGAACTacatgacatttcttttttttttttttagcatttgtatatgtgtagtgTACAggcatgtatgcatgttcacatgtgcagGTCCAAAGTTGATATAAGATGTTTTCTTCAATGGCTCTCCATATCACATATTGAAGCAGAGTTTCTTGTAGAACTCAGAGCTCATCGATCAAGCTAATCTGGCTAGCCAGATTGCTCTGGAGATccactgtctctacctcctgcatTCTAAGCATATAGGCAGACACCATACCCAAAggcttttatatgggttctagaTATCTCAGGCTTTACACTTTCATGGCAAAGGCTTTACCCATTGGATGCCCCACCTCCCCACATCTTCTATATGACTGACACTTCAGCATACCTATTATGCCTGAAATTCTTGAACTATCCAGAAGGAACATTTTAGTGTTTGACAGACCACTCTGTCACTCAAAACTAAGAGAGAAGACTCCCTAACTATTCCACAGAAATAGCCAGTGCTCAGATACAAAAGTGTGAATCCACTCAGGTGACATACAGTTAAAGCTGTTGCCAGTGCCAATAAAAGGTACATAATAAGCCACctaagtatgtgtgtggtgtggtggtgtgtgtgtgtgtgtgtgtgtgtgtgtgtgtgtggtgcatatgtGCAGGCGGAGGCCTAAAGACAACCTCAGCGACCGTCATTCTCAAACACCATCTACCCTCTATGTtgatattttggtttggtttggatttttgaggCACGGTCTCCAACTGGGCTGAAATTCACTCAAAGGATAACCTGGCTCGTGGCTAATGAGCCAGAGATTCATCTGTCTCTagctccccagagctgggattacaagtgaagcaccaccacacctaactatttttcacatgggttctgtggATCAGGTCTTCATGACTGAACATCAAATACTTTACTAACgaacatttctccagccctaaaatccaagtctttttttttaaactggtgaTTGATGGATTGATGTGGAGAAACTGTATGTTACATTTTTGTTGGTAGAAAGGtaaaactagccgggcggtgatggtgcacgcctttaatcccagcactcaggaggcagaggcaggtggatctctgtgagttcgtggccagtctgggctacagagtgatttctaggacaagctccaagctacacagagaaaccctgtctcaaaaaaaaaaaaaaaaaaaacaaccaaacaaacaaaaaaaggcaaaacTATATAGTTACTCTGAAAATAATTTAGTAATTACTTATAAggtataacatacatacatacatatatatattagaatgttagaagaaaaataaaggtctATAAATAACTTACTATGGCATGTTAAGTCATTAATTAACCTGTGACCTAAAAATTAACATTCAGTTCATCTATGGCCTAACAGTTGTGCTCTTGATCAAATAAAATGAACCTACTCATGAATATTCATAGTATATATCTTCAATatttaaaagctaaaagaaaagctCATGTCTTTCAATAGACAATTAttatacaagaaagaaaaggaattatgTAGCCCtcatttattatatatgcagATAAAACAGAGCAGAAGGACATCTGTCAAAGACCTGGCCTAGAACTCCATATATTACCCAGCAGGCCTCAGTTTTGTGagtctcctacctcagccttccaagtgctgggattagagtagcaccatcatacccagctcAGAATCATCGTTTTAATCTGAGAAATAGTCTCAAGCCTCAAAGGTCTTTGTGTATATTATACAGGAATTTTCTCCCATATCACCATTTTGAGGGACCACAGGAGAAAGAACCCCCACATAAATCACAATCCACACACAAAACTGCAGGGAGGATTGCCAGCGGCAGGGTTTCTCCCACATCCACCAGAGCCCTCCCACGCCTTGCAGCTTCCAGCTTCTCCCTCCCCGGGGAGAGCTCCAGCTGGTATTGACTCCACTTGGCCAAGCTTTGGACACCTTGTATGTCACCTTCCAGGAGTAGTCCCATTCGAGAGGGGTGACTGCAAATGCTTCTGACATGATTTTTAAACAAATCAAGAGACTATCAAGTGCCTATGGAGTGTGCACACAGCTGTCTGAACGTAAATCTGGGCTGACGTGAGACACCACCGTCCCTCATCCTCACCCCAGAGCCAGGACCTTGCTGTCACCACTTCCATCGAAGGCATTTCCAGAACAGAGTGGAAGCAGGAGCtaaccccttcctccttcctaccACCTTTAGTGGCTTCTCATTGGCTAGCTGGAAGTCAGCGGAGTCTGGAAAATCCAGTTTCCATACATGGTAGATTGCAGGGAGTGGGGGTGGCTGGGAGAACACTAGGCTGGTGATGGTCATCAAGaaccttctcctgcctccagcatcACACCTCCCAAACCCCATCAAGATGAGAAGGTCAAAGCACCAAGTACACATCAGGTTCAGAGAATTGCATCTTCTGCCCAGATGCCAGGACCACGGCCCAGTTGCTAACGCTGATCTAAGCCCACCCCCATCACCCCAGATAGATTTTTGAAAAGCATTACATGTAGTCCCTTGACACCTTCAGGAAAATCCTGCTTTGCCTCCCCACTGCTGACAGGGTAGGTCTGGCCCCCTGTACACAGCTCAATTGCTCTGCTTTTGGTCCTCAAATCTTGAAAGTCCAGTCTTCAGTTTTGTTCTTTGACTCTGCAATGGATCCTCGCTTGACCTTGAGGGGCTTCAAGTTCTAGGCTGTAATGAACCTTCAGAAGGATGCTTAGGTCTCTTTAACAACCAGGTcatacatttcttctttccaaagtGACATTTCTGGTGCAAACGttaatatttatgttattttattcttttgtcttaAAGGCGATGTCTTTAAAATACCAAAACGTCATGTTTGCTAATGTGGACGTGGACTCCTCTAAGGTAGGACTCTGGAATCGTCTGTGTGGACCATCAAAACCCAAATGCAATGCCACTGAGTCAGTCACTCTGTGAAATTGATGACACTACCTGGTTAAAAACAAGTGGAATTCCACATCTTCGTTTTCATGATGAATGTAGCAAACTGttttacataattttctttaaatattagcAACTATATGGTACTCCCTCCTGCTGTGCAGACATCACCAGTCAATTCCAACAGTCTTCATCACTTGCTCCCCAGCCTGCCAGTGTAggccaggggttctcaacctgtgggtcacgccCCCTTTGGAATCatataccagatatttacattatggttcataacagtagcaaaattatagttttgaagtagcaactaaataattttatggttgaggggtcaccacaacatgaggcactgtattaaagggtctcagcattaggaaggctgagaactgctaAGCTAGGCAGACATTACAATGAAGCCAAGGTGAAAATCTATTTTTAGGTTGTGGTAAGTTAATAATTTTCTAAAACCTAACTCAATAATTACAGACATTTTGACATATCTCATTTTGGTAAcccgtgtttgtttgtttgtttgtttgtttgtttgttttgggggggatACTTATATAGCATAAAAAATTTCTAGGAAATCCTTCCCTCCTGTCCCTAAGATCCATCCTccccttctgtccctcccccaaaatAATCAGCCTCCTAATCTCAAGCCAAATATGTCTTACTAATATTTATCTCCTAGGGATTATTCTCCCTAGGATTTGTTAGTTTATAATAAGGAAATGTAAGTGTATTAATTAGCTTTCTGACACTATAGAAAAATgcctaaaagaaagagaaaggtttattttgcctcGCCATTTTGGAAATTTGAGTCCTTGGTCAAAGCCTAGTTGCTTTTGGACCTGTGGAAGCAGCAATCTGACTGTGGAAGGCACATCTGGACCTGTGGAAGGCAGCACTTTTGGACCTGTGGAAGGCAGCACATTTGGACCTGTGGAAGGCAGCACATTTGGACCTGTGGAAGGCAGCACATTTGGACAGGAGTGCATGGCAGAACCAAATGATCCCACCATcagcaggaagaaaaagagaagaagaaggggccGATGTCCCACAGTCCCCTTTAAGGACATGGTCCAAAAGGAATAACCGCCTCCCAGGaggtcccacctcttaaaggttctgcTACCTCCCAATAGCTCCATGCTGGAGACCGGACTAACCCAGGAGAGGTATTCTGCATTCAAACTAAAGCAGAAAAGACAGCAAGTGACCTACCCAAGCATCGGATTGAAGCTGAGCtttaaaaccatcagaaaaccaaaaattcaTTATCTTCTGTGTCATAATTAGTCATAATTTTGTCAATGACACAAACTTGGCATACTTGGGAAGATTTGAGCTATTGTGATAGTATTTGTATAAATTTTACTCACTGCTACAGTAGAGAGTTCTGAGACCCCACATTCTTGCCAACACAAGTTACTCTCAGCTTTCCGATTGTAGCTTTCTGTCTTTTAAGGCGAAGCAAAAGACACACTTCTCTAGTAATAACTTTTGGATTAGCTGTTGCTGTggcaattataattaaaaatacaacttaGTGTGTGTGCAATgcttctttgtgtttgtgtgcattgtGGGTGGAAAAGAGTTAAAGTCAATCAAATGGTATATCAATGAGAGAGTTCAGTTCCGTTGTCAGCAAACTGTACTCAACTTCTAAACAAGGGGAATAAGAAATGCCATTTGGAAGCCATTTGGTCTGGATTAAAATTATGGCATTCTGTCCATTTCTCTTGTCCTTGGGCTCCAAATGTTTCAGAAGTAAAGATGAGTAGTGAGGGAGAAAGGATAACAGGGCTTAAAGGGAAAATTGTGCTAACCTTGAGTGTGTCCTGCCTGTCTTCAGTGTGACTGATGAAGACATGCCTGATCCTTCCTCTTTTTGCAATATGCTATTTCCATAGAGGCTTCCTGGGGCTCCTCTGCCATCACTCAGCGTTTTTAAATACCCTCATTTAGTCACTCCTCATCCATTCCATTTGACCTTCATCTCATCCCTCACCTAGAGCTCTGGGTAAGAAACCCAAGAGTGCCAGAATGGTCCTCTTTACACAGGGTTGTCCTGGAGGCTTTGAGGGTATGTTAGGAAAATCCCATGAAGTGTCAGGTGCCCTTGGGATTTAAGACATTGCTTCTTAGAAGTCATCAAGTAGAATACTTGGTACAGAGAAAGTCACCAAAACTGTGATTTCACAAAGACAGTGCTTCTTAGAAGTCATCAAGTAGCACACTTGGTACAGAGAAAAGTCATCAAAACTGTCTTTTCTTTCCCAGGAATTGACTCAACTCTGTCACATCAAAGCAGTACCCACATTTCAGATGTTCAAGCACACCCAAAAGGtatgtttccatggaaaccagcAGGAATGGATTAGATGATACAACCATCAGAGCTAAAATAAAAACCCCGGTGTTCCTTGGTTAGATGAAAATACTTgggttttttaaatataattcttcATTTCAAACACAATACACaatagtgaaagaaaagaaaatacatgactTACAGTAAATCGCTCACCATGTGAGGCATTCAAATCATAAAAATCCCACGATTGCCTCTACTCTGGGGCAGAATTATCAAGAACCTGCCAGAGAAGGGCATGATGAAATTCTAATAACTAGAGTATATAGTCATTAACAGGATTGTGGAAACATCTACCAAAACTTATCATAAAGCAATACAGCCTCATGATTGAGTGTGCCTAGCCTGGGGTCAATCCCCATGGTCCAAACACCAATTCTCCCATTCTTGGCTATGGAGCCCTCAGTGGCCTACGTAGtcttttcatgtctttatttccCTATTCATAAAATAGAGATCACTGTAAAATTTCCCTCATTTATTGTGAACATTAAATATGTTATCATGATTGAAGTGTAAGATCCCTCCTGACATTAGTGGTTTAATGTGTTCTATTAATTGTTCTCTTGTAGATATGAATGGGATAAAATGGCTAAAATATCAGCACATGATAAAGCTAGTATTTTCAGATACGACTGGAGGCATTAATAGTCACTCACACATGCATCATGAACTATTATTTTGTAGCAAACTCAGGAGGCACAAAATATACATTGTCTTTCATACTAATATCTTGTTCCTGGGAATATACACTGTAGAAACacctcaagggaaaaaaaacattaacTGAATATAATTGTAACATGATTTTTAACGTTGACAATAGAAGCGATTACAATGCCTTTTTCAGCAGAATGTCTAAATGACTTATGAGCCATCTATTCTATGGAATAGTTTGCAACTAAAATGTTATGAAGAATT
Coding sequences within:
- the LOC114702529 gene encoding thioredoxin domain-containing protein 8-like; the encoded protein is MKLENGCLSGLPENPVTHPAEIQAREAANVNNPSRTTTRWLATGKLGNVCALGCEMDRMRIYTEHGGRKDYNFVRVWDHVHLFPHVFWFQDELKELLRVAGSKLVVVEFSAAWCGPCKRVGPIFQAMSLKYQNVMFANVDVDSSKELTQLCHIKAVPTFQMFKHTQKVTLFSRLKRTLCCLRSGMEDGKIFELHGADVKKLEEKIQELM